From the genome of Anopheles moucheti chromosome 3, idAnoMoucSN_F20_07, whole genome shotgun sequence, one region includes:
- the LOC128303313 gene encoding UPF0430 protein CG31712 — MGRSRSRSRSPKKHKSKHRKRSKSRSSSHHHRSSYDKYRERSSKSRKRSLSESSDSSSDGSNSGSRHHHKKSSRSRKLTEVERLAEMERQRRQKEAEQKMIEEEAAKRIELLVKKRVEEELEKRKDEIEMEVQRRVEAAKKQMEQEMMLELEKRREQAREEERRREEEELKKRQELENILAENNRKIEEAQRKLAEDRLAIIEEQRKMDEERQKMRKEQEKRIKEEQKMILGKNNSRPKLSFSLKPGVS, encoded by the exons ATGGGACGCTCGAGATCCCGCAGTCGGTCACCCAAAAAGCACAAGAGCAAGCACCGCAAGCGAAGCAAATCTCGCTCGTCCTCCCATCATCACCGCAGCAGTTACGATAAATACAGAGAGCGCAGCTCGAAATCCAG GAAACGATCGCTATCCGAATCCTCCGACAGTAGCAGCGATGGATCGAACAGTGGCTCCCGGCATCACCACAAAAAGAGCTCTCGCAGCCGGAAGCTAACGGAGGTAGAACGTTTAGCCGAGATGGAACGCCAAAGGAGGCAGAAGGAAGCTGAACAAAAG ATGATCGAAGAAGAAGCGGCAAAGCGGATAGAGCTGTTAGTTAAAAAACGTGTCGAAGAAGAATTAGAAAAGCGAAAAGATGAAATCGAGATGGAGGTGCAACGGCGCGTTGAAGCCGCCAAAAAACAGATGGAACAGGAAATGATGCTCGAGCTGGAAAAGCGCCGGGAGCAGGCACGGGAAGAGGAGCGACGGCGTGAG GAGGAAGAGCTTAAAAAGCGCCAGGAACTCGAGAATATTCTCGCTGAGAATAATCGCAAAATAGAGGAGGCACAGCGAAAGTTG GCCGAAGATCGTCTTGCGATTATCGAAGAGCAAAGAAAGATGGACGAAGAGCGTCAAAAGATGCGCAAAGAGCAAGAGAAACGCATCAAAGAAGAACAAAAGATGATCCTGGGCAAGAACAATTCGAGACCGAAACTGTCGTTCTCGCTGAAACCGGGTGTATCGTAA